Genomic segment of Desertifilum tharense IPPAS B-1220:
TGCCATTGCCACACATTTCCGGTTCTGAACCATCGGAGTTAAAGATTCGCATACTGTAGTCGGTGCCATTTTCCCCAGGAAGGGCGAAAATGACGCCATCCGCCCCAATGCCAAAATGGCGATCGCACCACTGAATGGCTTGTTCTGGGGTGAGTAACGGTTCGGAGTTCTCTCGGTTATCAATGAGGATAAAATCGTTTCCCAAACCTTGATATTTCGTAAATTCTAAGTTCATTGAGTTTCAACTCCGAGCTTGTTGTTAGACTGCTGTACGGGTGAGTTTCATCCCACTTTGTACATCCTGTGGATTATTCACTGATTATGTCTGAATTTGAGACCACTCTACCGAGTACCCGACAAGTCCAAACCCTGATCGTTGAAAAGACTGAAGTTGAACTCAAACTGGTGACAGACGATCTGCTGGTGGGTAAGATTCGCTGGCAAGATGACTACTGTATCTGTTTGAACGATCATTACGATCAGCCTACGATTGTTTGGCGACAAGCCATTGTTTACCTCAAGCCCAAACCTTAAAAAGGGAGTTGGGAGTTGGGAGTTGGGAATTGGGGGGCGACTCTAGCAAAGTGCTATAGCTTGCTTGCGCGTAGCGGTGTCAAAAACCCGTCAGGTTATGCCATTCAGCTTATTCTAAGTGCTATGGCTACAACTAGAACCCGATGTAACGCAACCGCACTGAGCCAAACAGTTAGGTTTTAGTGCGATCGCGATCCCCTCCCGATCCCTTTCTATTTTTTGCCGTCTTCTGTGAGAATAACCATGCCGTCGAAGTTATTCTCAATGCTTGAGGGCACGGCGAGGGGAAGCAACACCTCCGTTGCAGCCAGAATTTGCCGAACTTTGTGGATATTTTGATAATTGCCGCATAACAGCACTAAATCCCCGGCTTGCAAATCGGCACCGCCGCCGGGAAAGCGGATAAACTTGCCATCGCGGCGAATGGCTTGAATTTCAATCCCATAGTCGCGCCGGATGTGGAGTTGCCACAATTGTTGCCCAACCACATGACTCTGGGGGGGAATTTTAATCCATTGACAAGATTGACTGGCGGGGGGAACCGTCGCTTCGCCCTTCGTCAGTTGTTCAAAGGCGACCAGTTCCTCCGATTCTCCCACAACCAAAAGGCGATCGCCCTCTTCAATGGAAGTTTGGGGTTCTGGATAATCCAGTTCTAGCCCGCCCGCGCGTCGAATCGCCATCAGACTCACGCCCGTTAAGCGGCGAAAGTCAGTTTCTTCTAGGGTTAATCCAATTAACGGCGAGTGTTGAGGAATTGGATACCAGCGGCTATTCATCTCCTGCGTTGCCCGTCGCAAGTCGCGCGAGACTTGTTCGGCTGAGGTTTCTGGGCGCAAGTCTAGATAATGGCGGTTGCGAATTTGCTGGACTTGTCGTTGCAGAACGGGCAGGGGAAAGCCCATCCCCGTCAGCAAATGGGTGGCCAATTCTAGGCTAGCTTCAAATTTAGGTTGAACCACCTCTCTCGCGCCCAGTTGATAGAGCAATTCAATATCGCGATCTTGCGAGGCTAGCGCCACAATATCCAGGTCTGGAGAGAGTTCTAGGGCGCGTTTGAGACACAGGCGGGTACTCATGGGATCGGGAAGGGCGATCGCCAACCCGCGACAGTGACTCACCCCGGCTTTTTCCAGGACATGCAAGCTAGCTGCATTCCCGTATACATAGGGCAAACCCGCATCTGCTGCCGCCCGGATCGCCCCTTCTGACTGATCGATGGCGACGACGGAATAATGGTGAGATTGCAGCAGTTGAATCAGGTTGCGCCCCATTTGTCCGTAGCCGCAAACCACCACATGATTGCTCAAGGAACCTTCTATACTGACTTCCTTGGGCAGTTCTGGCAGGTTGAGGATCTCCCAGCCTGCGGTATTTTCTGCCCAATTCAGGAGTTGGGGAACCCAACGCAGCAGGAAAGGGGTGACAATCAGGGTGAGGGCTGTGGTTCCGACAATCAATAGATAGACGCGCCGCGAGACTAACCCTAAAGTTTGTCCGGCAGAGGCAAGAACAAAGGAAAATTCCCCAATCTGGGCAAGTCCTGCCCCAACCATTAAAGCGGTTTTTAAGGGATACCCAAAGGCGCGGACGATGGGGGTGACGATCGCAAATTTGCCCACCAAGACTAAAATGACTAACCCCAAGATCAGTTCTAGGTTGTCCCACAAAAATAAGGGGTCAATTAACATCCCGACGGCGGCAAAAAACAGG
This window contains:
- a CDS encoding cation:proton antiporter; the encoded protein is MQEDFRLIVDLVSVLAAAAMGGVFASLLRQPAILGYLLGGTIVGPAGLGLIKELIQVETLAQFGVAFLLFALGVEFSLTKLKKVQWIALGGGAAQIILTILGTTAIALAIGWVNSAPQGIFLGGILSLSSTAVVLKCLMESNETETPHAQVMLGILVVQDLALGLMLAVLPALDREPEAIASAVGFALLQLLLFAIGAIALGIWVIPPVLRLLARTESRELFLLGVVTICLGIALLTEHLGLSIEMGAFVAGLTISEVEYADQTLTYVEPLRDIFAALFFAAVGMLIDPLFLWDNLELILGLVILVLVGKFAIVTPIVRAFGYPLKTALMVGAGLAQIGEFSFVLASAGQTLGLVSRRVYLLIVGTTALTLIVTPFLLRWVPQLLNWAENTAGWEILNLPELPKEVSIEGSLSNHVVVCGYGQMGRNLIQLLQSHHYSVVAIDQSEGAIRAAADAGLPYVYGNAASLHVLEKAGVSHCRGLAIALPDPMSTRLCLKRALELSPDLDIVALASQDRDIELLYQLGAREVVQPKFEASLELATHLLTGMGFPLPVLQRQVQQIRNRHYLDLRPETSAEQVSRDLRRATQEMNSRWYPIPQHSPLIGLTLEETDFRRLTGVSLMAIRRAGGLELDYPEPQTSIEEGDRLLVVGESEELVAFEQLTKGEATVPPASQSCQWIKIPPQSHVVGQQLWQLHIRRDYGIEIQAIRRDGKFIRFPGGGADLQAGDLVLLCGNYQNIHKVRQILAATEVLLPLAVPSSIENNFDGMVILTEDGKK
- a CDS encoding RNA chaperone Hfq, whose protein sequence is MSEFETTLPSTRQVQTLIVEKTEVELKLVTDDLLVGKIRWQDDYCICLNDHYDQPTIVWRQAIVYLKPKP